In a genomic window of Sediminispirochaeta bajacaliforniensis DSM 16054:
- a CDS encoding nucleoside hydrolase, which produces MGKLRKRIAAVALVVVSAAVWANGGGERMSYEARVVEKAQGARKVILDTDMVELFDDGMAMILLDRSPHTELLGVTVVSGNTPMPRGMATGVRQLEAIGSTVPLYAGSRYGIRSWRAVPEVLSAELAISPVVSWGGYLRSAIDPETYSGIEFDPMARWAELYKTLYNESPVYPYVYDTENPDPQGRDEAVDFLVDTVNMYPGEVTIVAIGPLTNIARAIMRDPSFPSKVKEIIYMGGSFFLPGNSSAAAEFNWWADPDAAKIALRAVWGDPESESYKRYGNQVISGLEANHNTGGMPLELYKKMVAHTFPGLQPLFYKRGMDDAPTNIWDLFAAAYLIDPSIVLSWNNDPRPADNSPQPIYGVYVDVNAEMGPDYGRSIAYEKEQGPVGSKKAAIQNFIDEEKFWNEIVYPLLVDPENR; this is translated from the coding sequence ATGGGCAAATTGAGAAAACGGATTGCCGCTGTCGCCTTAGTAGTAGTGTCGGCAGCTGTTTGGGCAAACGGTGGCGGAGAGCGTATGAGCTATGAAGCGAGGGTTGTGGAGAAGGCACAGGGTGCACGAAAGGTAATATTGGATACCGACATGGTGGAACTGTTTGACGACGGCATGGCCATGATCCTTCTTGATCGCTCTCCGCATACAGAACTTCTCGGAGTTACAGTAGTGTCCGGGAACACGCCAATGCCCCGTGGTATGGCAACTGGTGTACGACAGCTGGAGGCCATTGGTTCTACCGTTCCGCTTTATGCAGGCAGCCGTTACGGAATTCGCTCCTGGCGGGCTGTGCCCGAGGTCCTCTCCGCCGAGCTGGCAATAAGTCCTGTCGTCTCGTGGGGCGGATATTTGCGGTCCGCTATCGACCCTGAAACCTACAGTGGTATTGAATTCGATCCCATGGCACGATGGGCGGAACTCTATAAGACTTTATACAATGAAAGTCCTGTTTATCCCTATGTCTACGATACGGAAAATCCCGATCCTCAAGGAAGAGATGAAGCCGTAGATTTTCTTGTAGATACCGTAAATATGTACCCCGGAGAAGTGACCATTGTGGCTATTGGCCCTCTTACCAATATCGCCAGGGCCATCATGAGAGATCCATCCTTTCCGTCAAAAGTAAAAGAAATAATCTATATGGGCGGTTCATTCTTTTTGCCGGGCAATTCTTCTGCAGCTGCCGAATTTAACTGGTGGGCCGATCCCGATGCCGCAAAGATCGCTCTTCGAGCAGTATGGGGGGATCCCGAGTCTGAATCCTATAAGCGCTATGGAAACCAGGTCATTTCCGGTTTGGAGGCAAACCACAATACCGGGGGAATGCCGCTTGAACTCTACAAGAAGATGGTAGCCCACACCTTCCCAGGCCTGCAGCCGCTCTTTTATAAGCGGGGTATGGATGATGCACCGACGAATATCTGGGACCTTTTTGCGGCGGCATATCTGATCGATCCTTCGATCGTGCTTTCCTGGAATAATGACCCTCGGCCTGCGGACAATAGCCCGCAACCCATATATGGCGTCTATGTTGATGTGAACGCCGAGATGGGCCCCGATTACGGGAGGAGTATCGCCTATGAAAAAGAGCAAGGACCTGTCGGCAGCAAAAAGGCCGCAATACAAAACTTCATCGACGAAGAAAAATTTTGGAATGAAATCGTGTACCCTCTATTAGTTGATCCGGAAAATAGGTAG
- a CDS encoding sugar ABC transporter substrate-binding protein, translated as MKRCTDGKTGKVLFLILTGLMIIAAPVFSGGKKESGSDKPVVGLVMKSLANEFFKTMEEGARMFAEKDGSFELIPVGMNSETDIDTQVSAMERFITTGVDMIVVAPADSVGMVKSVKKAVDAGITVVNFDVTLDKDALEAAGLPRDFLFVGPDNADGAEMVGNYLGDTIGKGAKVIIIEGNPGADNAKQRKEGFMRSVEAYNFDLLASRTAHWETEEANTVMTNLLTKYPDVEGIMCANDSMAVGVVKALEAAGRAGEIKVVGFDNIGAVQTLIKEGKVLATIDQFGPEMAANAIKIGFRILGGEKLSGWQKTPIKLVTAENL; from the coding sequence ATGAAGAGATGTACAGATGGGAAAACCGGAAAGGTGCTATTTCTGATTCTTACCGGCTTGATGATTATTGCCGCCCCTGTGTTTTCAGGTGGAAAGAAAGAGAGCGGCAGTGATAAGCCGGTTGTCGGGTTGGTGATGAAGTCTTTGGCAAATGAGTTTTTTAAGACCATGGAAGAGGGGGCGCGAATGTTTGCCGAAAAAGACGGAAGCTTCGAGTTGATTCCTGTCGGTATGAATTCCGAAACTGATATCGATACCCAGGTAAGTGCCATGGAGCGATTTATCACCACCGGCGTCGATATGATCGTCGTTGCCCCTGCCGATTCCGTCGGTATGGTTAAATCCGTCAAAAAGGCTGTTGATGCTGGTATAACCGTTGTAAATTTCGACGTTACCTTGGACAAGGATGCACTTGAGGCTGCAGGACTCCCGAGGGATTTTCTTTTTGTCGGTCCGGATAACGCCGATGGCGCGGAGATGGTCGGCAATTATCTTGGCGATACCATCGGCAAAGGCGCCAAAGTGATCATTATCGAAGGTAATCCCGGTGCCGACAATGCAAAACAGCGAAAAGAGGGTTTTATGCGCTCGGTTGAAGCGTATAATTTCGACCTGCTTGCATCGAGAACCGCTCATTGGGAAACAGAGGAAGCCAATACGGTTATGACCAACCTGCTGACAAAGTATCCTGATGTGGAAGGAATCATGTGTGCCAACGATTCCATGGCTGTCGGTGTTGTGAAGGCCCTGGAAGCCGCCGGCCGGGCAGGAGAAATCAAAGTCGTCGGTTTCGATAATATCGGGGCCGTTCAGACCCTCATTAAAGAGGGAAAAGTTCTTGCTACCATTGATCAATTCGGTCCGGAAATGGCGGCGAATGCCATCAAGATAGGGTTCAGGATTCTTGGAGGAGAAAAATTGTCGGGATGGCAAAAGACCCCCATCAAGTTGGTAACGGCAGAGAATTTATAA
- a CDS encoding sugar ABC transporter ATP-binding protein codes for MSPKTIVALKGVSVRFPGVKALDRVDLDIYNGEIHVLLGENGAGKSTLVKTLCGIYKPSEGEIFFSGKRYEPKSTLDAIKSGIRVVYQEFNLLPYLSIAENIFFEQLPKKHGFVQYKVLMTKAAELLNEVGLGSISPRTPVEQLGVAQKQLVEICKALSAESKLLILDEPTATLMPEEIENLFSLIRKLKEKGVSVIYISHRLKEVFEIGDRITVLRNGSLVGTHRAGKLDIPGIVKMMVGKEMASEYPFDAAVHPGTSFFSVRNLRYRGNQYSVDFDLRRGEILGVAGLVGSGRTETMRALYGADKRDSGRVTLNGREISVSSPKDAVKNGICLLTEDRKSQGLVLEMSCTENITITNLEDVSSHGLLKKEKEAEVSRSLIKKLGVRTTSERTTVKNLSGGNQQKIVIAKWLYRNAEVLIFDEPTRGIDVGAKYEIYLLLWKLAAEGKGIIVISSDLPEIMGICHRMLVFSNGKITGELKRKEFSQERILSLSYAEYLNQSKETKERRDG; via the coding sequence GTGAGCCCCAAAACAATTGTGGCACTAAAAGGTGTATCGGTCCGGTTTCCCGGTGTAAAAGCGCTGGACAGGGTAGATCTTGATATCTATAACGGAGAGATCCATGTCCTGTTGGGAGAGAACGGAGCGGGAAAGTCCACTTTGGTAAAGACGCTCTGCGGTATATATAAGCCGTCCGAAGGTGAAATTTTTTTCAGCGGTAAGAGGTATGAACCTAAGAGCACATTGGATGCCATCAAAAGCGGTATCCGCGTTGTGTATCAGGAGTTCAATCTTTTGCCCTATCTTTCCATTGCAGAAAATATCTTTTTTGAGCAGCTACCGAAAAAACATGGCTTTGTACAGTATAAGGTTCTTATGACAAAGGCCGCCGAACTGCTTAACGAGGTAGGTCTGGGATCGATTTCTCCTAGAACACCTGTTGAGCAACTTGGAGTGGCCCAGAAACAACTTGTTGAAATTTGTAAGGCCCTTTCGGCGGAGAGTAAACTGTTGATTCTTGACGAGCCTACAGCGACCCTTATGCCGGAGGAGATCGAAAACCTCTTTTCTCTGATTAGAAAACTGAAGGAGAAGGGGGTTTCCGTCATCTATATCTCTCACCGTTTGAAAGAGGTTTTCGAGATTGGAGACAGGATTACTGTGCTCCGGAACGGCTCTCTCGTCGGAACCCATCGTGCCGGGAAACTGGATATACCAGGTATCGTAAAAATGATGGTTGGGAAAGAGATGGCCTCCGAATATCCCTTTGACGCAGCCGTGCATCCCGGAACCTCCTTTTTTTCGGTAAGAAACCTTCGGTACAGAGGTAATCAGTATTCCGTTGATTTTGATCTTCGCCGGGGGGAGATACTCGGTGTTGCAGGACTTGTTGGGTCGGGACGAACAGAAACCATGCGTGCACTTTATGGTGCCGACAAGCGGGATTCCGGTAGAGTGACTCTCAATGGGCGGGAGATTTCTGTTTCGTCGCCGAAAGATGCCGTCAAAAACGGAATTTGTCTTTTGACTGAAGATCGAAAAAGCCAGGGTCTTGTCCTTGAAATGAGCTGTACCGAGAATATAACGATTACAAACCTGGAAGATGTCTCTTCACATGGCTTGTTGAAAAAAGAAAAGGAAGCCGAGGTAAGTCGTTCTTTGATTAAAAAACTTGGCGTACGAACAACATCGGAAAGGACAACCGTCAAAAATCTTTCAGGTGGGAATCAACAAAAAATTGTGATTGCCAAATGGCTGTACAGAAATGCGGAGGTCTTGATTTTTGACGAACCCACCAGAGGCATAGACGTGGGCGCCAAATACGAAATCTATCTTCTGTTGTGGAAACTTGCTGCGGAAGGGAAAGGGATTATTGTCATCTCTTCAGATCTTCCGGAGATTATGGGTATTTGTCATCGCATGTTGGTTTTCTCAAACGGAAAAATCACCGGAGAGTTGAAACGAAAGGAATTCAGTCAGGAGCGTATTCTCTCGCTTTCATATGCTGAGTATCTGAACCAAAGCAAGGAGACAAAGGAACGAAGGGATGGGTGA